The Virgibacillus dokdonensis genome includes a window with the following:
- the ctaD gene encoding cytochrome c oxidase subunit I, with protein MSIAAAQKKGFGAFLWDYLTTVDHKKIAHLYLIGGGFFFILGGLEAMFIRIQLIAPENDFISAGLYNEMFTMHGTTMIFLAAMPLLLGLMNAVMPLQIGARDVAFPFLNSLGFWLFMFGGILLNCSWFLGGAPDSGWTAYTPLSVESPTHGIDFYVLGLQISGAGTLIGGINFLVTIVTMRAPGMTYMRMPLFSWTTFVTSTLILFAFPALTVGLFLLMFDRMFGSAFFNVALGGNSVIWQHLFWIFGHPEVYILILPAFGVFSEVIPTFSKKRLFGYTAMVFATILIAFLGFMVWAHHMFTVGLGPVANAIFAIATMAIAVPTGIKIFNWLATMWGGSITINSAMLWALGFIPSFTIGGMTGVMLASAVADYQYHDSYFVVAHFHYVIVGGVVFGIFAGLHYWWPKMFGRILNEKLGEIGFWLFFIGFHLTFFIQHFLGLMGMPRRYWVFLEDQGLDTGNFISTIGTFLMAIAATIFLINIIYTAVKGEKPAGDPYDGRTLEWAIPSPPPYYNFKQLPLVRGLDPLWIEKMDGKGKMTPAEPLGDVHMPNGSILPFAMSLGFFVAGFGFIYQTDHQAWNLAIFVGMGIALGSMLIRSLKDDHGYHISKEELEREAD; from the coding sequence TTGAGTATTGCAGCTGCTCAAAAAAAGGGCTTCGGAGCTTTTTTGTGGGATTATTTGACAACTGTTGACCATAAAAAAATAGCTCATTTATATTTGATTGGCGGAGGGTTTTTCTTTATCCTCGGTGGGCTCGAAGCGATGTTTATTCGTATACAATTAATTGCGCCTGAAAATGATTTTATTAGTGCAGGCTTATACAATGAAATGTTTACTATGCATGGAACGACGATGATCTTTCTTGCAGCTATGCCTTTGTTACTAGGATTAATGAACGCTGTCATGCCATTGCAGATTGGTGCACGCGATGTGGCGTTCCCGTTTTTAAACTCATTAGGATTTTGGTTATTTATGTTTGGAGGCATTCTATTAAACTGTAGTTGGTTTTTAGGTGGAGCACCAGATTCAGGTTGGACTGCTTATACACCGTTATCTGTGGAATCTCCAACACATGGTATTGACTTTTATGTCCTAGGCTTACAAATTTCTGGTGCGGGTACACTAATTGGGGGAATTAATTTTCTTGTAACCATTGTGACGATGCGTGCTCCAGGGATGACATATATGCGCATGCCATTATTTTCATGGACTACTTTTGTCACTAGTACATTAATTTTATTTGCGTTCCCAGCATTAACAGTAGGTCTATTCTTACTGATGTTTGACCGCATGTTTGGATCGGCGTTTTTCAATGTCGCTTTAGGTGGTAACTCTGTAATTTGGCAACATTTATTTTGGATCTTCGGGCATCCAGAGGTATATATTTTAATATTGCCAGCTTTTGGAGTGTTCAGCGAAGTTATTCCAACTTTCTCCAAAAAGCGTCTATTTGGTTATACAGCTATGGTCTTTGCAACCATTCTAATTGCCTTTTTAGGCTTTATGGTTTGGGCACACCATATGTTTACAGTAGGTTTAGGGCCGGTAGCGAACGCTATTTTTGCGATTGCCACGATGGCGATTGCTGTGCCAACAGGAATAAAAATCTTTAACTGGCTAGCAACGATGTGGGGTGGAAGCATAACGATTAATTCAGCTATGCTTTGGGCATTAGGGTTTATTCCGTCATTTACAATTGGTGGTATGACTGGGGTTATGCTTGCTTCAGCTGTAGCTGACTACCAATACCATGATTCTTACTTCGTTGTAGCCCATTTCCACTATGTTATCGTTGGTGGAGTAGTTTTTGGTATTTTTGCTGGTCTACATTATTGGTGGCCAAAAATGTTTGGTAGAATATTAAATGAAAAATTAGGGGAAATAGGTTTCTGGTTATTCTTCATTGGATTCCACTTAACGTTCTTTATTCAGCATTTCTTAGGGCTTATGGGGATGCCAAGACGTTATTGGGTGTTCTTAGAAGACCAAGGTCTAGATACGGGTAACTTTATTAGTACGATTGGTACGTTCTTAATGGCTATTGCTGCAACTATATTTTTAATTAACATTATCTACACAGCAGTAAAAGGAGAAAAGCCTGCTGGAGACCCTTATGATGGTCGTACTCTAGAATGGGCAATACCATCACCGCCTCCATACTATAACTTTAAACAACTACCACTTGTGCGTGGTCTGGATCCATTATGGATTGAAAAAATGGATGGTAAAGGCAAAATGACTCCTGCTGAGCCACTAGGGGATGTTCATATGCCAAATGGGTCGATATTACCTTTTGCCATGTCTCTTGGGTTCTTTGTTGCTGGATTCGGCTTTATTTATCAGACCGATCACCAAGCTTGGAATTTAGCCATATTTGTTGGGATGGGAATTGCGTTAGGATCTATGCTGATTCGTTCATTAAAAGATGATCACGGCTATCATATCAGCAAAGAAGAACTAGAAAGGGAGGCGGACTAA